A single region of the Melopsittacus undulatus isolate bMelUnd1 chromosome 10, bMelUnd1.mat.Z, whole genome shotgun sequence genome encodes:
- the PXMP4 gene encoding peroxisomal membrane protein 4: protein MAGGRDPFRALLRAVNALLQQRRYRTALAVIKGFRNGAVYGAKVRAPHALVMTFLFKSGSLREKLKSIAQATYTHSRNLACFVFIYKGLMALQSQLQGKKIPFHSFFAACIGGWLVFGDNNPINSQIIMYLLSRILFGLSRLAVEKGYIPQPKQDPFPLLAALIWGTVLWLFEYHRHTLQPSLQSSMTYLYDDSNTWHDISDFLIYNKRTDK from the exons ATGGCCGGCGGCCGGGATCCGTTCCGTGCCCTGCTCCGTGCGGTCAACGCGCTCCTGCAGCAGCGCCGGTACCGCACCGCGCTCGCCGTCATCAAGGGCTTCCGCAACGGCGCCGT TTATGGAGCAAAAGTTCGTGCCCCACATGCCCTGGTGATGACTTTCCTATTTAAAAGTGGAAG tttaagaGAGAAATTGAAGTCGATTGCTCAGGCTACGTACACTCATTCCCGGAACTTGGCCTGTTTTGTGTTCATCTACAAGGGGCTGATGGCGTTGCAGTCCCAActgcaggggaagaaaatcccatttcattctttctttgcagCCTGCATTGGGGGTTGGCTGGTGTTTGGTGACAACAACCCCATCAACAGCCAG ATCATCATGTACCTGCTGTCCCGGATCCTGTTTGGCCTGTCTCGGCTGGCAGTGGAAAAGGGCTATATCCCACAGCCAAAGCAGGATCCATTTCCACTTCTTGCTGCTCTGATCTGGGGCACAGTTCTGTGGCTCTTTGAGTATCACCGGCACACCCTGCAGCCCTCCCTGCAGTCCTCCATGACCTATCTGTATGATGACAGCAACACATGGCACGACATCTCTGACTTCCTCATTTATAACAAAAGGACAGACAAGTAG